In the genome of Meles meles chromosome 16, mMelMel3.1 paternal haplotype, whole genome shotgun sequence, one region contains:
- the LOC123927275 gene encoding uncharacterized protein LOC123927275, with product MLEKGPVVGNGGRPPQEEVTPALLSQPGSGCCLSILRQVEPHGRLAVPVTEPEAEDPAAAPAPRPARNCNQQNNKSSPASSCYRFPWYKDSHWGQFPGPPTWGPCTWTRGEIHNSGLSDGLPPGSVDKSHLGSLQSSQRSFQTWKGMSRAPDGREASTAHGTGSLPSSQEPLPGARAPAHPEVKTAQPVAAFLQPLCLRPTGPERMEKGDGLWQQR from the exons ATGCTGGAGAAGGGTCCCGTGGTCGGGAACGGAGGGCGGCCACCGCAAGAAGAAGTGACTCCTGCACTTCTGAGCCAACCGGGTAGCGGATGCTGCCTCTCCATCTTGAGACAAGTGGAGCCCCACGGACGCCTTGCCGTGCCTGTGACAGAGCCCGAAGCAGAGGACCCGGCCGCCGCGCCTGCACCCCGACCTGCCCGAAACT GCAATCAGCAAAACAAtaaatcgagccctgcgtcatcCTGTTACCGGTTCCCATGGTATAAGGACTCCCACTGGGGCCAGTTTCCGGGGCCACCAACCTGGGGTCCCTGCACGTGGACTCGGGGAGAGATACACAACAGCGGACTATCAGATGGGCTTCCACCAGGCAGCGTGGACAAAAGTCACCTCGGGAGCCTCCAGAGCAGCCAGAGGTCCTTTCAGACATGGAAAGGGATGAGCA GAGCCCCTGACGGCAGGGAGGCAAGCACAGCACATGGCACCGGCTCTCTTCCTTCCAGCCAGGAGCCTCTGCCTGGGGCGCGTGCCCCCGCCCACCCAGAGGTGAAGACCGCTCAGCCTGTGGCCGCCTTTCTCCAACCTCTCTGCCTGCGTCCCACAG gTCCGGAGAGAATGGAGAAAGGAGACGGACTGTGGCAACAGCGTTGA